The following proteins come from a genomic window of Phnomibacter ginsenosidimutans:
- the truB gene encoding tRNA pseudouridine(55) synthase TruB: MGIPVHLRPMNDSASTSLITQQQVLDGQVFVIDKPLEWTSFDVIGKLRKIFKIKKIGHAGTLDPLATGVLIVCTGKFTKKINEYMGMEKEYTGTITLGAATPTYDLESTPIPVGSIEAITLEKAQTVANTFTGVIQQIPPAHSAIKIDGKRVYELARQGKEVKLDPRTVTVNVFELTDWQPPVLSFRVVCSTGTYIRSLANDLGAALGCGGYLSALCRTRIGEFGIEQALQVTDVEERFDKESIQPKMK; this comes from the coding sequence GTGGGCATTCCTGTACATTTGCGGCCCATGAATGACTCTGCTTCTACTTCATTAATTACTCAACAGCAAGTGCTGGATGGACAGGTGTTTGTAATAGACAAACCATTGGAATGGACATCTTTTGATGTTATTGGTAAGCTGCGCAAAATTTTCAAAATCAAGAAAATTGGTCATGCTGGTACACTTGACCCGCTGGCTACCGGCGTACTCATTGTGTGCACCGGAAAGTTTACCAAAAAAATTAATGAGTACATGGGTATGGAAAAGGAGTACACCGGTACCATTACCCTAGGTGCGGCTACCCCTACTTATGATTTAGAAAGTACACCCATTCCTGTGGGTAGCATTGAGGCTATCACATTGGAAAAGGCGCAAACGGTAGCAAATACTTTTACCGGTGTTATTCAACAAATTCCACCAGCACATTCTGCCATCAAAATAGATGGCAAAAGAGTGTATGAATTGGCCAGGCAAGGCAAGGAAGTGAAACTGGATCCCAGAACTGTAACGGTGAATGTATTTGAGCTCACTGATTGGCAGCCACCTGTGTTGTCTTTTCGGGTGGTTTGCTCTACTGGCACTTACATTCGTAGTCTGGCCAACGATTTAGGTGCGGCTTTAGGATGTGGTGGTTATTTATCTGCGCTGTGCCGTACCCGCATTGGTGAGTTTGGCATTGAGCAAGCATTGCAGGTAACCGATGTAGAAGAAAGATTCGATAAGGAAAGCATTCAGCCAAAAATGAAGTAA
- a CDS encoding DUF58 domain-containing protein yields MKKTPFYLQLYFGNRFYLLGLSVVSLFVLLWLLDGPMYIGQWYFLAAISLVFIDFFYLYFPRHKFTCSRLLSTRFSNSDQNNVTLTFWHSYPLPLRVDLIEELPEQFQERNNKNTRYYARNKKHTLTYFLRPVQRGDYHFGYTVCMLSSPLRLLQRRRLGSNPVIVKVYPSFLQLRQFQLMAQTVQNKEQGTKQLRKIGHSLEFDHIKEYVNGDDIRAVNWKATARQASLMVNSFVDERSQQVYCVIDKGRLMKMPFNGLSLMDYAINSSLVLSNVALTRQDRAGLITFSHRGGEFVVADRKAGQLKLLQEALYRINTEFYESDYEKLYLQVRSQIKQRSLLILFTNFESTSGMRRQLPYLRQMARHHLLLVVFFENTELAEMAHGNATTLEQVYNNTIAGKFVFEKKMMVKELMHHGIMSLLTPPEQLTVQTVNRYVELKTRQAI; encoded by the coding sequence TTGAAAAAGACGCCTTTTTACTTACAGCTTTATTTCGGCAATCGCTTTTACCTGTTGGGGTTGAGTGTAGTTAGCTTGTTTGTTTTGCTATGGCTGCTCGATGGCCCCATGTATATTGGTCAGTGGTATTTTTTAGCAGCCATTTCTTTGGTCTTCATCGATTTTTTTTATCTCTATTTTCCACGCCACAAATTTACCTGCAGCAGGTTGCTGAGCACCCGTTTCAGCAATAGCGATCAAAACAATGTTACCCTCACATTCTGGCATTCCTATCCCCTGCCCCTGCGGGTTGATTTGATTGAAGAACTGCCTGAACAATTTCAGGAACGCAACAACAAAAACACCCGCTACTATGCCCGCAATAAAAAACATACCCTCACCTATTTTCTGAGGCCTGTGCAAAGGGGCGATTATCATTTCGGCTATACCGTTTGTATGCTTTCTTCGCCACTGCGATTGTTGCAACGCCGCCGGCTGGGCAGCAATCCGGTGATCGTTAAAGTCTATCCTTCTTTTTTGCAATTGCGTCAGTTTCAACTGATGGCTCAAACAGTACAAAACAAAGAGCAGGGCACCAAGCAGCTTCGCAAAATTGGCCACAGCCTCGAATTTGACCACATCAAAGAATATGTAAACGGCGATGATATACGGGCGGTAAACTGGAAGGCAACTGCACGACAAGCCAGCCTGATGGTGAACAGTTTTGTAGATGAAAGAAGCCAGCAAGTGTACTGCGTTATCGACAAAGGTCGCTTGATGAAAATGCCTTTCAACGGGCTTTCTTTGATGGATTATGCTATCAACAGTTCGTTGGTTTTGAGCAATGTGGCCCTCACCCGGCAAGACAGGGCGGGTCTCATTACTTTTTCGCACCGGGGTGGCGAGTTTGTAGTGGCAGACAGAAAAGCCGGCCAGCTCAAATTGTTACAAGAAGCATTGTATCGCATCAATACGGAGTTTTACGAAAGTGATTATGAAAAGCTGTACCTGCAGGTGCGCAGTCAAATCAAGCAGCGTAGTTTACTCATCTTGTTTACCAATTTCGAATCTACATCGGGCATGCGAAGGCAGCTGCCTTACCTGCGGCAAATGGCCCGCCACCATCTGTTGCTGGTCGTATTTTTCGAGAATACTGAACTTGCAGAAATGGCCCATGGCAATGCCACAACTTTGGAGCAGGTGTACAACAATACCATTGCCGGCAAATTTGTATTTGAAAAGAAAATGATGGTGAAAGAGCTGATGCATCACGGCATCATGTCGCTGCTTACACCTCCGGAGCAGCTAACGGTTCAAACTGTAAACCGCTATGTGGAATTGAAAACCCGCCAGGCCATCTAA